Proteins encoded by one window of Streptacidiphilus sp. PB12-B1b:
- a CDS encoding TOMM precursor leader peptide-binding protein translates to MNGNPSGTALASRTDEAVLRGAKAPADLLALPWAEQRSAELVAVAGGYDARWERQALDAARDRGATLLSVRTNGTQVVLGPLWSPDRPSGCSGCAQVRGADREAMADMPFPGRPLTTPPPDPAETPAPTSRAGGPVLAPAVRELLAELLRRDGLLLAPGELLVLGPDGSLRRHRVLPSHRCEVCGEGPRLRAGRADAPPPPRELQPRPTAAALPDRGEPPFGLDPGRMRAALADPRFGPMLRIQRDGMAGMAMAEINLLGAVFAGHGRGTNYRHAEVVACLEAYERIGGLPHVAPIVFDASARELGDRAIDLSGLGHYTARQWASPLCRLRPFDQDTPMDWVWGHELESGRPLLVPADIGFYQYQYGPLAHTPEGIRRTRFFHESSSGSALGGSYEEAALHALLELAERDAFLLCWHRQQPLPRIAPSEITDRECLLLTRQIEEQGYEVHLLVATRDIAVPVVWAMAVRPDGRMPTSFNSAGASADPVQAAKSALWELSQLVGVGVDWDVEELRPLVDDPWLVDELLDHHKRSTYPELLPRVRSVLDGPVVSLAEAFPGWPGVFTDAAGGDVTGALRFLADLFHQAGLERIVLVDQSTPEHTTHGMAAVKAVVPGILPMCFGQAQQRLAGLPRLAAALTEAHGTPPRDEDAPYEPHPFP, encoded by the coding sequence ATGAACGGGAACCCGTCAGGGACCGCCCTGGCGTCCCGGACCGACGAGGCTGTCCTGCGCGGGGCCAAGGCCCCGGCCGACCTGCTCGCCCTGCCCTGGGCCGAGCAGCGCAGCGCCGAGCTGGTCGCCGTCGCCGGCGGCTACGACGCCCGCTGGGAGCGGCAGGCCCTGGACGCCGCCCGCGACCGCGGCGCCACCCTGCTCTCGGTGCGCACCAACGGCACGCAGGTGGTGCTCGGGCCGCTGTGGTCGCCCGACCGGCCCTCCGGCTGCTCCGGCTGCGCCCAGGTCCGGGGCGCCGACCGCGAGGCGATGGCCGACATGCCCTTCCCGGGCCGACCGCTGACCACGCCGCCGCCCGACCCGGCCGAAACCCCGGCGCCCACCTCCCGGGCGGGCGGCCCCGTGCTCGCCCCGGCCGTCAGGGAGCTGCTGGCCGAACTGCTGCGCCGGGACGGCCTGCTGCTGGCCCCGGGCGAGCTGCTCGTGCTGGGCCCCGACGGCAGCCTGCGCAGGCACCGCGTGCTGCCCAGCCACCGCTGCGAGGTGTGCGGCGAAGGGCCCCGGCTGCGGGCCGGCCGGGCGGACGCACCGCCCCCGCCCCGGGAACTGCAGCCGCGTCCCACCGCCGCCGCCCTGCCCGACCGCGGCGAGCCGCCGTTCGGGCTCGACCCCGGGCGGATGCGCGCCGCGCTGGCCGATCCCCGGTTCGGCCCCATGCTGCGGATCCAGCGGGACGGCATGGCCGGTATGGCCATGGCCGAGATCAACCTGCTGGGCGCCGTGTTCGCGGGCCACGGCCGGGGCACGAACTACCGGCACGCCGAGGTCGTCGCCTGCCTGGAGGCGTACGAGCGGATCGGCGGCCTGCCGCACGTCGCCCCGATCGTCTTCGACGCCAGCGCCCGCGAGCTCGGCGACCGCGCGATCGACCTGTCCGGCCTCGGCCACTACACCGCCCGGCAGTGGGCCTCCCCGCTCTGCCGACTGCGGCCGTTCGACCAGGACACCCCGATGGACTGGGTCTGGGGCCACGAGCTGGAGAGCGGCCGCCCGCTGCTCGTCCCGGCCGACATCGGCTTCTACCAGTACCAGTACGGCCCGCTCGCGCACACGCCCGAGGGCATCCGCCGGACCCGGTTCTTCCACGAGTCCTCCAGCGGCAGCGCCCTGGGCGGCAGCTACGAGGAAGCCGCCCTGCACGCGCTGCTGGAACTCGCCGAGCGCGACGCCTTCCTGCTCTGCTGGCACCGGCAGCAGCCGCTGCCCCGGATCGCGCCCTCCGAGATCACCGACCGGGAGTGCCTGCTGCTGACCCGGCAGATCGAGGAGCAGGGCTACGAGGTGCACCTGCTCGTCGCCACCCGGGACATCGCCGTCCCCGTGGTCTGGGCGATGGCGGTGCGCCCGGACGGCCGGATGCCGACCAGCTTCAACTCCGCCGGCGCGAGCGCCGACCCGGTCCAGGCCGCCAAGTCGGCCCTGTGGGAGCTGAGCCAGCTGGTCGGCGTCGGCGTGGACTGGGACGTCGAGGAGCTGCGCCCGCTGGTGGACGACCCCTGGCTGGTCGACGAGCTGCTCGACCACCACAAGCGCAGCACCTACCCCGAGTTGCTGCCCCGGGTCCGCTCCGTGCTCGACGGGCCGGTCGTCAGCCTGGCCGAGGCGTTCCCCGGCTGGCCCGGAGTGTTCACCGACGCCGCCGGGGGCGACGTGACCGGGGCGCTGCGCTTCCTCGCCGACCTCTTCCACCAGGCGGGGCTCGAACGCATCGTGCTGGTCGACCAGTCGACGCCGGAGCACACCACGCACGGCATGGCGGCGGTCAAGGCCGTCGTCCCGGGCATCCTGCCGATGTGCTTCGGCCAGGCGCAGCAGCGGCTGGCCGGCCTGCCGCGGCTGGCGGCGGCACTCACCGAGGCGCACGGCACCCCGCCGCGCGACGAGGACGCCCCGTACGAGCCCCACCCCTTCCCGTGA
- a CDS encoding lantibiotic dehydratase, with protein MTPSLLAPVGAPQAAAGSTAQAPSGLADTAMLRINPLPGRRLGSADLAAAVRTLVETEQLCASLADAACAELFDLAATATGRDRQRILDLKRAVFNHRSPGPAADGADWPAATGAWLAARRRRDLARSVLTTGYDTCLAQERAHLAETVAAEPFQLSLALTSPQVLDAVRRYARSGGAPSKQNRKSERGILQLLARAMVRTSPLTRFTAVGFGSWSEQGSPLDRTVFQRRRAHSVVSLDRTLVSVLVAGLAPAADTVMRSHSLRIAQASVRFRHLDGSQVRILSAPLTGQLRTLLDLTALGPIAAADLSRGLAERLGISVPEADRIVQGARDAQILVPGPVIDEQAADPLPQSVEVLRDCAPEAAGQLAEISTDLGRLASATVPERIALLHRLESTTRSLNALSSQPIQLQVNEDYLLEPCEVSQAGYEQALADAAEVAEFSHLFDRHHELRALLCTLFVDRFGRGASVSLVDHAADLVSAVDSREGQIRQPGGAEDFGPPDGSLARLLELRDAAVRTVADRIARHTAEHPDAEEVVLESGLLAGLTAGLPERFRRTAASYGLLVQPDGGRLVLNGCYAGHGLLTTRFLGVDRDLGGRTAESVARRATALFSSGGVEPLEDRGLHGVNVNHRIPLLERTITPAQWNTLRLAHDPERDELLLLDADGTPVRPVTLGMRWLELLPAPLRLAMWLAENSRVMLESFGWEQAPPADGPVSERTTAAPRLLAGQVVLQRRRWYPGADFPTAPGPEGPAGHLVDLTTWRAAHGVPEEVVIKSDFDHSSFNRESANRSYLVNRRREKPQYVDLASALAVRVLPRLLERRPNGGYLEEALPGVRQGRHATEWLIEYDRPAGARFQLRKP; from the coding sequence GTGACCCCCTCCCTCCTCGCCCCCGTCGGCGCGCCGCAGGCAGCCGCCGGAAGCACGGCGCAGGCCCCGTCCGGCCTCGCCGACACCGCGATGCTGCGGATCAACCCGCTGCCCGGCCGCCGCCTCGGCAGCGCGGACCTGGCCGCGGCCGTCCGCACCCTGGTCGAGACCGAGCAGTTGTGCGCCTCGCTCGCCGACGCCGCCTGCGCCGAGCTGTTCGACCTCGCCGCGACCGCCACCGGACGCGACCGCCAGCGCATCCTGGACCTGAAGCGGGCGGTCTTCAACCACCGCTCCCCGGGCCCGGCGGCCGACGGAGCCGACTGGCCCGCCGCGACCGGGGCCTGGCTGGCCGCCCGGCGGCGCCGGGACCTGGCCCGCAGCGTGCTGACCACCGGCTACGACACCTGCCTGGCGCAGGAGCGGGCCCACCTGGCCGAGACCGTCGCCGCCGAGCCCTTCCAGCTGTCCCTGGCGCTCACCTCGCCGCAGGTGCTGGACGCGGTGCGCCGCTACGCCCGCTCGGGCGGCGCGCCCTCCAAGCAGAACCGGAAGTCCGAGCGCGGCATCCTGCAACTGCTGGCCCGGGCCATGGTGCGGACCTCCCCGCTCACCCGGTTCACCGCCGTGGGCTTCGGCTCCTGGTCCGAGCAGGGCAGCCCGCTGGACCGGACGGTGTTCCAGCGCCGACGGGCCCACTCGGTCGTCTCGCTGGACCGCACCCTGGTGTCCGTCCTGGTCGCGGGCCTGGCACCGGCCGCGGACACGGTGATGCGGAGCCACTCGCTGCGCATCGCCCAGGCGTCCGTGCGCTTCCGGCACCTCGACGGCTCCCAGGTGCGGATCCTCTCCGCCCCGCTCACCGGCCAGCTGCGGACGCTGCTGGACCTGACCGCGCTGGGCCCGATCGCCGCCGCCGACCTGAGCCGGGGGCTGGCCGAGCGGCTGGGGATCTCCGTGCCGGAGGCCGACCGGATCGTCCAGGGCGCCCGCGACGCCCAGATCCTGGTCCCCGGGCCGGTCATCGACGAACAGGCGGCGGACCCGCTGCCGCAGTCCGTCGAGGTGCTGCGGGACTGCGCGCCGGAGGCGGCCGGGCAGCTCGCGGAGATCTCCACCGACCTCGGCCGCCTGGCCTCGGCCACCGTGCCCGAGCGGATCGCCCTGCTGCACCGGCTGGAGTCGACCACGCGCTCGCTGAACGCGCTCAGCTCCCAGCCGATCCAGCTGCAGGTCAACGAGGACTACCTGCTGGAGCCCTGCGAGGTCTCGCAGGCCGGCTACGAGCAGGCGCTCGCGGACGCTGCCGAGGTCGCCGAGTTCTCCCACCTCTTCGACCGCCACCACGAACTGCGGGCGCTGCTGTGCACCCTGTTCGTGGACCGGTTCGGCCGCGGCGCCTCGGTGTCGCTGGTCGACCACGCGGCGGACCTGGTCAGCGCCGTGGACAGCCGCGAGGGGCAGATCCGGCAGCCCGGCGGCGCCGAGGACTTCGGACCGCCGGACGGCTCGCTGGCCCGGCTGCTGGAGCTGCGCGACGCCGCCGTCCGCACCGTCGCCGACCGGATCGCCCGGCACACCGCCGAGCACCCGGACGCCGAGGAAGTCGTCCTGGAGAGCGGCCTGCTGGCCGGGCTGACCGCCGGGCTGCCGGAGCGGTTCAGGCGCACCGCCGCCTCGTACGGGCTGCTGGTGCAGCCGGACGGCGGACGGCTGGTGCTCAACGGCTGCTACGCCGGCCACGGCCTGCTGACCACCCGCTTCCTCGGGGTGGACCGCGACCTCGGCGGCCGCACCGCCGAGTCGGTCGCGCGGCGCGCCACCGCGCTGTTCTCGTCCGGCGGCGTCGAACCGCTCGAGGACCGGGGGCTGCACGGCGTCAACGTCAACCACCGCATCCCGCTGCTGGAACGCACCATCACCCCCGCGCAGTGGAACACCCTGCGGCTGGCGCACGACCCCGAGCGCGACGAGCTGCTGCTGCTGGACGCCGACGGCACCCCGGTGCGCCCGGTCACGCTGGGCATGCGCTGGCTGGAGCTGCTGCCTGCACCGCTGCGGCTGGCCATGTGGCTCGCGGAGAACAGCCGGGTCATGCTCGAGTCCTTCGGCTGGGAGCAGGCCCCGCCGGCCGACGGGCCGGTGTCCGAGCGCACCACCGCGGCCCCCCGGCTGCTGGCGGGGCAGGTCGTGCTGCAACGCCGCCGCTGGTACCCCGGAGCCGACTTCCCGACCGCCCCCGGCCCGGAGGGCCCAGCCGGGCACCTGGTCGACCTGACCACCTGGCGGGCCGCGCACGGCGTCCCGGAGGAGGTCGTCATCAAGAGCGACTTCGACCACAGCTCCTTCAACCGCGAGTCGGCGAACCGCAGTTACCTGGTGAACCGGCGGCGGGAGAAGCCCCAGTACGTCGACCTGGCCAGTGCGCTGGCCGTCCGGGTGCTGCCCCGGCTGCTCGAGCGCCGCCCGAACGGCGGCTACCTCGAAGAGGCCCTGCCGGGCGTCCGCCAGGGACGCCACGCCACGGAGTGGCTCATCGAATACGACCGCCCCGCCGGGGCTCGATTCCAGCTGAGGAAGCCATGA
- a CDS encoding LLM class flavin-dependent oxidoreductase → MRFGLSFLPDCSPDTRSATDYYDDILALSRMADQAGLDYVKMTEHYLHPYGGYCPSPLTFLAAVAAQTARIRLMTGCVLPVFHHPVQLASHISMVDAISNGRVEVGFARAYLPYEFSTFQVPMDGSRARFEATINAVDRLLTEEHVDESTPFFEFKDATVLPRPVQRPRPPFWIAAVQTPASFVRIGELGHGLLITPSGTSFDSSLVDVYRRSFLEHHPDRQPQVAASVPVLVADTDQEARRIADPYLSRYLDVWSSALTSWETTASTDYVNYTGSGHRIGAMTAKDMRVFGSAVVGSPEQVVDRIGRFQEDVHADVLLLQTDFGGLGGAEARRSLDAFVSSVMPKLGGEYSEPAAAGAPQTAAAQGRPTP, encoded by the coding sequence GTGCGCTTCGGCCTGTCCTTTTTGCCCGACTGCTCCCCCGACACCCGCTCGGCGACCGACTACTACGACGACATCCTCGCGCTGTCCCGCATGGCCGACCAGGCCGGCCTGGACTACGTGAAGATGACCGAGCACTACCTGCACCCCTACGGCGGCTACTGTCCCAGCCCGCTGACGTTCCTGGCCGCCGTCGCGGCGCAGACCGCCCGGATCCGGCTGATGACCGGCTGCGTGCTGCCGGTCTTCCACCACCCGGTGCAACTCGCCTCGCACATCTCGATGGTGGACGCCATCAGCAACGGACGGGTCGAGGTCGGCTTCGCCCGCGCCTACCTGCCGTACGAGTTCAGCACCTTCCAGGTGCCGATGGACGGCAGCCGGGCCCGGTTCGAGGCCACCATCAACGCGGTGGACCGGCTGCTGACCGAGGAGCACGTGGACGAGTCCACCCCGTTCTTCGAGTTCAAGGACGCCACGGTGCTCCCGCGGCCGGTGCAGCGCCCCAGGCCGCCGTTCTGGATCGCCGCGGTGCAGACCCCCGCGAGCTTCGTGCGGATCGGCGAGCTCGGGCACGGCCTGCTGATCACCCCGTCCGGGACCTCCTTCGACTCCTCGCTGGTGGACGTCTACCGCAGGTCGTTCCTGGAGCACCACCCGGACCGGCAGCCCCAGGTCGCCGCCAGCGTGCCGGTGCTGGTCGCCGACACCGACCAGGAGGCCCGCCGCATCGCCGACCCGTACCTGAGCCGGTACCTGGATGTCTGGTCCTCCGCGCTCACCAGCTGGGAGACCACGGCCTCCACCGACTACGTCAACTACACCGGCTCCGGGCACCGCATCGGCGCGATGACGGCGAAGGACATGCGCGTCTTCGGCAGCGCCGTGGTCGGCTCGCCCGAGCAGGTGGTCGACCGGATCGGCCGCTTCCAGGAGGACGTCCACGCCGACGTGCTGCTGCTGCAGACCGACTTCGGCGGCCTGGGCGGCGCCGAGGCCCGCCGCAGTCTGGACGCGTTCGTTTCGTCGGTGATGCCCAAGCTCGGCGGCGAGTACAGCGAGCCGGCCGCCGCCGGCGCGCCGCAGACCGCGGCGGCGCAGGGGAGGCCGACACCGTGA
- a CDS encoding thiopeptide-type bacteriocin, with protein sequence MSVDFAMFNLTELSVLDATDTVAMPEMGASSASLVEDMDDLIGESSELSISICCSSSSSTCCC encoded by the coding sequence ATGAGCGTCGACTTCGCCATGTTCAACCTGACCGAGCTGAGCGTCCTGGACGCCACCGACACCGTCGCCATGCCCGAGATGGGCGCCTCCAGCGCGTCCCTCGTCGAGGACATGGACGACCTCATCGGCGAGAGCAGCGAGCTCAGCATCAGCATCTGCTGCTCCTCGTCCTCCTCCACCTGCTGCTGCTGA
- a CDS encoding thiopeptide-type bacteriocin, whose product MSVDFAMFNLTELSVLDATDTVAMPEMGASSAAKLVEDMDDLIGETSQANVTLCCSSSSSTCCC is encoded by the coding sequence ATGAGCGTCGACTTCGCCATGTTCAACCTGACCGAGCTGAGCGTCCTGGACGCCACCGACACCGTCGCCATGCCCGAGATGGGCGCCTCCAGCGCCGCCAAGCTCGTCGAGGACATGGACGACCTGATCGGCGAGACCAGCCAGGCGAACGTCACCCTCTGCTGCTCCTCGTCCTCCTCCACCTGCTGCTGCTGA
- a CDS encoding thiopeptide-type bacteriocin — MSVDFAMFNLTELSVLDATDTVAMPEMGASSAAKLVEDMDDLIGETSQADVTLCCSSSSSTCCC; from the coding sequence ATGAGCGTCGACTTCGCCATGTTCAACCTGACCGAGCTGAGCGTCCTGGACGCGACCGACACCGTCGCCATGCCCGAGATGGGCGCCTCCAGTGCCGCCAAGCTCGTCGAGGACATGGACGACCTGATCGGCGAGACCAGCCAGGCGGACGTCACCCTCTGCTGCTCGTCCTCCTCCTCCACCTGCTGCTGCTGA
- a CDS encoding ATP-binding cassette domain-containing protein codes for MISARGLTRSFRGRTGSVEAVSGMEFEVGAGEIVGFLGPNGAGKTTTVRMLATLLAPSGGTAEVAGYDIVTDRARVRTSIGLVSQAGGTGSDHRVGDELRTQARLYGMTKAQAGERAQALLEEFRLTDLQTRTVRTLSGGQRRRLDIAMGLVHRPRVVFLDEPTAGLDPQSRADLWAHVRALREQHGMTLLLTTHYLEEADLLCDRVLVVDGGRVVASGTPEALKSEVGGDLVALATEQPGDAARAVLRLFPDVEPDTRPGLLQFHLRDAQSHLPELLRGLDLAGVRLASVAVTRPSLDDVFLRLTGRSLDGQAAAGTEEQASDSDSGADAGSGTDAVPEPVVVG; via the coding sequence ATGATCAGCGCACGTGGACTCACCCGCAGCTTTCGCGGCCGCACCGGCTCCGTCGAGGCGGTCAGCGGCATGGAGTTCGAGGTCGGCGCCGGGGAGATCGTCGGCTTCCTGGGCCCCAACGGCGCGGGGAAGACCACCACGGTCCGCATGCTGGCCACCCTGCTCGCCCCGTCCGGCGGCACCGCCGAGGTGGCCGGGTACGACATCGTGACCGACCGGGCCCGGGTCCGCACCAGCATCGGCCTGGTCAGCCAGGCCGGCGGCACCGGCAGCGACCACCGGGTCGGCGACGAGCTGCGCACCCAGGCCAGGCTCTACGGCATGACCAAGGCCCAGGCCGGTGAACGCGCGCAGGCCCTGCTGGAGGAGTTCCGGCTGACGGATCTGCAGACGCGCACGGTGCGGACGCTCTCGGGGGGCCAGCGCCGCCGCCTGGACATCGCCATGGGCCTGGTCCACCGGCCGCGGGTGGTGTTCCTGGACGAGCCCACCGCGGGCCTGGACCCGCAGTCGCGGGCCGACCTGTGGGCCCATGTGCGCGCCCTGCGCGAGCAGCACGGCATGACCCTGCTGCTCACCACCCACTACCTGGAAGAGGCCGACCTGCTGTGCGACCGGGTCCTGGTGGTGGACGGCGGCCGGGTGGTCGCGTCCGGCACCCCGGAGGCGCTCAAGAGCGAGGTCGGCGGGGACCTGGTCGCCCTCGCCACCGAGCAGCCGGGCGACGCGGCCCGGGCCGTCCTGCGCCTGTTCCCGGACGTCGAGCCGGACACCCGGCCCGGCCTGCTGCAGTTCCACCTCCGGGACGCGCAGTCCCATCTGCCCGAGCTGCTGCGCGGACTGGATCTGGCCGGCGTGCGGCTGGCCTCGGTCGCGGTCACCCGGCCGAGCCTGGACGACGTCTTCCTGCGCCTCACCGGCCGCTCCCTGGACGGGCAGGCCGCCGCCGGCACCGAGGAGCAGGCGTCCGACAGCGACAGCGGTGCCGACGCCGGTTCCGGCACCGACGCCGTGCCGGAGCCCGTCGTCGTCGGCTGA
- a CDS encoding ABC transporter permease — translation MKTLRDTRIIFLRSMRYTLNNPAWIILGLAQPILYLALFGPLLQRFSAVPGFGSGNSWRVFVPGLLIQQGVFGSLYSGFSILAEARTGVLDRLKVTPASRIGLLLGRLLRDVAVLFVQTVVLVLGACVAGLHASVTGVLLALVVVVLLGIGVSAFSYGLALRVRREEAFSSLLSSLTLPLMLLSGVLLPMTLAPAWLADVAKANPVSYIVTAERALFTGDLTGTGTVVGAALAAALVLFGCLFGLRALRAEA, via the coding sequence GTGAAGACCCTGCGCGACACCCGGATCATCTTTCTGCGCAGCATGCGCTACACCCTGAACAACCCCGCCTGGATCATCCTGGGCCTGGCCCAGCCGATCCTCTACCTGGCCCTGTTCGGCCCGCTGTTGCAGCGGTTCTCCGCTGTCCCCGGATTCGGCAGCGGCAACTCCTGGCGGGTCTTCGTCCCCGGACTGCTGATCCAGCAGGGCGTCTTCGGCTCCCTGTACTCGGGGTTCAGCATCCTCGCCGAGGCCCGCACCGGCGTCCTGGACCGGCTGAAGGTGACCCCGGCCAGCCGCATCGGGCTGCTGCTGGGCCGGCTGCTGCGGGATGTGGCGGTCCTGTTCGTGCAGACCGTGGTGCTGGTGCTGGGCGCCTGCGTCGCCGGGCTGCACGCCTCGGTCACCGGCGTGCTGCTGGCGCTGGTCGTGGTCGTGCTGCTGGGGATCGGGGTGTCCGCGTTCTCCTACGGCCTGGCGCTGCGGGTCCGCCGCGAGGAGGCGTTCAGCTCGCTGCTCAGCAGCCTCACCCTGCCGCTGATGCTGCTGTCCGGCGTCCTGCTGCCGATGACCCTTGCCCCCGCGTGGCTGGCCGACGTGGCCAAGGCCAATCCGGTCTCGTACATCGTGACGGCCGAGCGAGCGCTGTTCACCGGGGACCTGACCGGCACCGGCACCGTCGTCGGCGCGGCCCTGGCCGCCGCGCTGGTCCTGTTCGGCTGCCTGTTCGGCCTGCGCGCCCTGCGCGCCGAGGCATGA
- a CDS encoding pitrilysin family protein, which produces MLPSPPVQLHAARPAGPRHGAGTGGLHRARLGNGLRILVAPDHSAPVVAVEVVYDVGHRSEPEGREGFAHLFEHMMFQGSENLPKLAHARLVNAGGGSFNGVTCPDHTSYYQVLPSGGWSWRCSWRRTGCAPRS; this is translated from the coding sequence GTGCTCCCTTCGCCCCCCGTCCAGCTGCACGCCGCCCGCCCGGCCGGTCCCCGTCACGGCGCCGGGACCGGCGGCCTGCACCGCGCCCGGCTCGGCAACGGCCTGCGAATCCTGGTGGCCCCCGACCACAGCGCCCCGGTCGTGGCGGTGGAGGTCGTCTACGACGTCGGCCACCGCTCCGAGCCCGAGGGCCGCGAGGGCTTCGCGCACCTGTTCGAGCACATGATGTTCCAGGGCAGCGAGAACCTGCCCAAGCTGGCGCACGCCAGGCTCGTCAACGCCGGCGGGGGCAGCTTCAACGGCGTCACCTGCCCGGACCACACCAGCTACTACCAGGTGCTGCCCTCCGGGGGCTGGAGCTGGCGCTGTTCCTGGAGGCGGACCGGATGCGCGCCCCGCAGCTGA
- a CDS encoding pitrilysin family protein, whose product MRAPQLTGEALANQVAVVGQEIRRKILDNPYGGLPSPYLQAVMFDDFANAHDGWGAVDRLRTVTVAECEAFFEEYYTPANALLVVAGDASPAQVEELAEQYFGAIPGAAAPPPPQPVGPQLPEDRYREHPHPGAVLQALAAGWRLPDPALRDSGYPAAMLLAEVLADGTDSVLQERLVRRDAVVQQLRMGAGLGGSPFETRDPDVLSLVMFLHRGADPRSALDGVYEELGRMARSGPAPDLLARRAAKWATSWARSLDPLGMRVQRLGAFELLHGNAELVWELPGRIRAITPSEVAAAAAALAAQPRRWVTVLPGAAEQTTAAGRGGAGA is encoded by the coding sequence ATGCGCGCCCCGCAGCTGACCGGGGAGGCCCTCGCCAACCAGGTCGCCGTGGTCGGGCAGGAGATCCGCCGCAAGATCCTCGACAACCCCTACGGCGGGCTGCCCAGCCCGTACCTGCAGGCCGTGATGTTCGACGACTTCGCCAACGCGCACGACGGCTGGGGGGCCGTCGACCGGCTCAGGACGGTGACCGTCGCCGAGTGCGAGGCGTTCTTCGAGGAGTACTACACCCCGGCCAACGCCCTGCTCGTGGTGGCCGGGGACGCGAGCCCCGCACAGGTGGAGGAGCTGGCCGAGCAGTACTTCGGCGCGATCCCGGGCGCCGCCGCACCCCCGCCGCCGCAGCCGGTCGGCCCGCAGCTGCCGGAGGACCGTTACCGCGAGCACCCCCATCCGGGCGCCGTGCTGCAGGCCCTGGCGGCGGGGTGGAGGCTCCCGGACCCGGCGCTGCGGGACAGCGGGTACCCGGCGGCCATGCTGCTGGCCGAGGTGCTGGCCGACGGGACGGACTCGGTGCTGCAGGAGCGGCTGGTCCGGCGTGACGCGGTGGTCCAACAGCTGCGCATGGGCGCCGGGTTGGGCGGCTCACCGTTCGAGACCCGCGATCCCGACGTGCTCTCGCTGGTCATGTTCCTGCACCGCGGGGCCGATCCCCGCTCCGCCCTCGACGGGGTGTACGAGGAGCTCGGGCGGATGGCCCGCTCCGGCCCGGCGCCCGACCTGCTGGCCCGGCGCGCCGCGAAGTGGGCGACGTCCTGGGCGCGCTCGCTCGACCCGCTGGGCATGCGGGTGCAGCGCCTGGGCGCCTTCGAACTGCTGCACGGCAACGCCGAGCTGGTCTGGGAGCTGCCGGGCCGGATCCGGGCGATCACCCCGTCGGAGGTCGCCGCGGCAGCAGCCGCGCTGGCGGCCCAGCCCCGGCGCTGGGTGACCGTCCTGCCGGGCGCCGCAGAGCAGACCACCGCAGCAGGCCGAGGAGGAGCAGGAGCATGA